From a single Micromonospora carbonacea genomic region:
- a CDS encoding NUDIX hydrolase, giving the protein MEQRRQVGVHGVCRGRDGRVLLVRGSASADHPGAWRLPGGGLAHGEHPEAGVVREFAAQTGLAVQVTGLLAAVSDVTGLPGVALHTDRIVFAVEASGGTLRAAPDGVTDLARWSTPEEAAGLPLLPFTAEALGLPVAPVRPASGASPGGAQPPVPADRRQRFAAYGLVTDPDGRVLLTLIADGYPGAGLWHLPGGGTDHGEQPAAGLLRELVEEAGQLGRVVELLTVHDRYDPGALGPEGRPLDWHGVRVVYRVVVDDPTEARVTELAGGSTAAAAWFPPDALGDLPLTEVAALVTGHRVA; this is encoded by the coding sequence CTGGAGCAGCGACGGCAGGTGGGGGTCCACGGGGTGTGCCGGGGGCGTGACGGGCGGGTGCTGCTCGTGCGCGGCTCCGCGTCGGCCGACCACCCGGGGGCGTGGCGGCTGCCCGGCGGCGGGCTGGCGCACGGGGAGCACCCGGAGGCCGGCGTGGTCCGGGAGTTCGCCGCGCAGACCGGCCTCGCCGTGCAGGTGACGGGCCTGCTCGCCGCCGTCTCGGACGTCACCGGGCTGCCGGGCGTGGCGCTGCACACCGACCGGATCGTCTTCGCCGTCGAGGCGTCCGGCGGCACGCTGCGCGCCGCGCCCGACGGCGTCACCGACCTGGCGCGCTGGTCGACGCCCGAGGAGGCCGCCGGGCTGCCGCTGCTGCCGTTCACCGCCGAGGCGCTCGGCCTGCCGGTCGCCCCGGTGCGGCCCGCGTCCGGGGCGTCCCCCGGCGGGGCGCAACCGCCGGTGCCGGCCGACCGGAGGCAGCGCTTCGCGGCGTACGGGCTGGTCACCGACCCGGACGGGCGGGTGCTGCTCACCCTGATCGCCGACGGCTACCCGGGGGCCGGGCTGTGGCACCTGCCCGGTGGCGGCACCGACCACGGCGAGCAGCCGGCCGCCGGCCTGCTCCGCGAACTGGTCGAGGAGGCCGGCCAGCTCGGCCGGGTGGTCGAGCTGCTCACCGTCCACGACCGCTACGATCCGGGCGCGCTGGGCCCGGAGGGCCGGCCGCTGGACTGGCACGGGGTGCGGGTGGTCTACCGGGTGGTGGTCGACGACCCCACCGAGGCCCGGGTCACCGAGCTGGCCGGCGGTTCGACGGCCGCCGCCGCCTGGTTTCCGCCGGACGCGCTCGGCGACCTGCCGTTGACCGAGGTGGCGGCCCTGGTAACCGGACATCGGGTCGCATAG
- a CDS encoding CDP-alcohol phosphatidyltransferase family protein: MRRSSTFARQVLLVRVGRRDGVAAAGTDLTSPEHRYLDRQRRRYGLDRYQRTEVESVAPVSPAVGPAAPVDDAASMSIPLLPGARTTGRRVKFALVNACTLASLVLGINAIFVAMQGQVRLAALLLIACVAFDGLDGALARRFGVASPFGAQMDSLADMCSFGLAAPVVVYASLAGEAPRAAAAVAAALVAACAAIRLARFNVSPKDGRFFCGVPTTMAAAVLALTVALGLPLPGLVQIAGVALLAFAMVSSFPYAKLARLVKLPPWLWLAPVVGALVDIRLTFALIVVGYLVSGPVLWLHQRRTA, encoded by the coding sequence TTGCGCCGCAGCAGCACGTTCGCCCGCCAGGTGCTGCTCGTCCGGGTGGGACGCCGCGACGGCGTCGCCGCCGCGGGCACCGACCTGACCTCGCCCGAGCACCGCTACCTCGACCGGCAGCGCCGCCGCTACGGCCTCGACCGCTACCAGCGCACCGAGGTCGAGTCGGTCGCGCCGGTCAGCCCGGCTGTGGGCCCCGCCGCCCCGGTCGACGACGCGGCGTCGATGTCGATCCCGCTGCTGCCCGGCGCGCGGACGACGGGCCGCCGGGTCAAGTTCGCGCTGGTCAACGCCTGCACCCTGGCCAGCCTCGTGCTCGGCATCAACGCCATCTTCGTGGCCATGCAGGGTCAGGTGCGCCTCGCCGCGCTCCTGCTGATCGCCTGCGTGGCGTTCGACGGGCTCGACGGCGCGCTCGCCCGCCGCTTCGGCGTGGCCAGCCCGTTCGGCGCGCAGATGGACTCGCTGGCCGACATGTGCTCCTTCGGCCTGGCCGCCCCCGTCGTGGTCTACGCCTCACTCGCCGGCGAGGCCCCGCGCGCCGCCGCCGCGGTCGCCGCCGCGCTCGTCGCCGCCTGCGCGGCGATCCGGCTCGCCCGGTTCAACGTCTCGCCGAAGGACGGCCGCTTCTTCTGCGGCGTGCCGACCACGATGGCCGCGGCCGTGCTGGCGCTGACCGTCGCCCTTGGCCTGCCGCTGCCCGGCCTCGTGCAGATCGCCGGGGTGGCGCTGCTCGCGTTCGCGATGGTCTCCAGCTTCCCCTACGCGAAGCTGGCCCGGCTGGTGAAGCTGCCGCCGTGGCTCTGGCTGGCCCCGGTGGTCGGCGCGCTTGTCGACATCCGGCTCACCTTCGCCCTGATCGTGGTGGGCTACCTGGTCAGCGGCCCGGTGCTCTGGCTGCACCAGCGCCGCACCGCCTGA
- a CDS encoding phosphatidylserine decarboxylase, translated as MTQSPAVRTSGRPGPVRIGERAARTLVTELARRNDPKAALVVGATPDSAVLAAAIDALLPGDVLTVVPAGSATPAALREHVSAQGSWVADRVRVVDSLAEADAVEVVIAAEPLTGTADETRTTVDGLAKYLVDGAVLAVAVPATPARTAGAAAELERQAALHGVGSDLVLRNPPPVRVHRLRFTPADAAVAARLAPAHRPSSVPLTRGMHIDSNGVAAAGITLGLAALTRLARPKSKLWLVPALAAVPVAAFFRDPQRDVPEDQSAVVAAADGQVLSVQRLHDERFGDGEWLRVAVFLSVLDVHVNRSPVAGKVVDYFVADGGFVNAMKPDAEHNVAAYTVLDTDHGTVVVAQRTGLIARRIVQRAPIGSLLARGERFGLIRFGSRTDVYLPADAADPLVGPGDRVVGGSTVIARWR; from the coding sequence ATGACCCAGTCCCCCGCCGTGCGCACCTCCGGCCGGCCCGGTCCGGTCCGCATCGGCGAGCGTGCCGCCCGTACCCTCGTCACCGAGCTCGCCCGGCGCAACGACCCGAAGGCCGCCCTGGTGGTCGGCGCGACCCCGGACTCCGCGGTCCTGGCCGCGGCGATCGACGCCCTGCTGCCCGGCGACGTCCTCACCGTCGTGCCCGCCGGATCGGCGACGCCGGCCGCGCTGCGCGAGCACGTGAGCGCCCAGGGCAGTTGGGTCGCCGACCGGGTACGCGTGGTGGACTCCCTCGCCGAGGCCGACGCCGTCGAGGTGGTGATCGCCGCCGAGCCGCTCACCGGCACCGCCGACGAGACCCGCACGACCGTCGACGGCCTGGCGAAGTACCTTGTCGACGGCGCGGTGCTCGCCGTGGCTGTGCCGGCGACCCCGGCCCGGACGGCCGGCGCGGCGGCCGAGCTGGAGCGGCAGGCAGCCCTGCACGGCGTCGGGAGCGACCTGGTGCTGCGCAACCCCCCGCCGGTGCGGGTGCACCGGCTCCGGTTCACCCCGGCCGACGCGGCGGTCGCCGCCCGCCTCGCCCCGGCCCACCGGCCGTCGAGCGTTCCGTTGACCCGAGGCATGCACATCGACTCCAACGGGGTCGCGGCGGCCGGCATCACCCTCGGCCTGGCCGCGCTGACCCGCCTCGCCCGGCCCAAGTCGAAGCTGTGGCTGGTGCCGGCCCTCGCCGCCGTCCCGGTGGCCGCGTTCTTCCGGGACCCGCAGCGGGACGTCCCCGAGGACCAGTCGGCCGTCGTGGCCGCCGCCGACGGTCAGGTGCTGTCGGTGCAGCGGCTGCACGACGAGCGGTTCGGCGACGGCGAGTGGCTGCGGGTCGCGGTGTTCCTGTCGGTGCTGGACGTGCACGTCAACCGCTCCCCGGTGGCCGGCAAGGTGGTCGACTACTTCGTCGCCGACGGCGGGTTCGTCAACGCCATGAAGCCGGACGCCGAGCACAACGTGGCGGCGTACACGGTGCTCGACACCGACCACGGGACGGTCGTCGTGGCGCAGCGCACCGGGCTGATCGCCCGGCGCATCGTGCAGCGGGCCCCGATCGGCTCGCTGCTGGCCCGGGGTGAGCGGTTCGGCCTGATCCGGTTCGGCTCGCGCACCGACGTCTACCTGCCGGCCGACGCCGCCGACCCGCTGGTCGGGCCGGGCGACCGGGTGGTCGGCGGGTCCACGGTCATCGCCCGCTGGCGCTGA
- a CDS encoding PspC domain-containing protein, translating to MTEEAAPPPRPGTAPPGGPPPPPPPAPAAPATPAAWAAPTAFGPATPDAPGTPGQAGRDAGGAPPPERPGPAAPPPPPPPPPGGDGPGAGGPPPGGYAAPPPPPPEGAGFTSRYGLIRPREGRYLAGVCAAIGRATNTDPVLWRVLLAVLGFFGGIGILVYVTAWLIIPGEGDTASPVESMLGRGRSSMSPVTVIVLSILVAVSFGYIVTDAFRAVLLGAAILIGGALLLNRDHATAGRGAGHAPTPAGGPGSAPPVAWPTRGPVVPPAPGLFTPPTGPQATPGTPPAGPGAPGQPATAPLGGQPFGVALGQPFGAAVPGQPGPRWVAPPPPRGGATAELPAWPPTPAPSAGPPAPVAYPPVTPPAPSGYRPPFAPHGPYAQGPQPAPAAPYPPAKPPKRPRERSPLGAVTFSLIFLALGVVAVLDLLDVVEVGAAAYFAAALATIGLGLLVGAWFGRARWLIALGLVTAAALGVATVAESYDRVRGVDGDVTWAPTDRRDLADRYENNFGDAVLDLRAIDFDKQETQITVAINFGKATVVVPPDVDVTTTADVNAGDATIFGNRSGALDGRLREVTDLGADGPGGGKLRLYVHVNAGDLEVTR from the coding sequence ATGACCGAGGAAGCTGCCCCGCCGCCCCGCCCCGGGACGGCACCGCCGGGCGGGCCACCACCGCCCCCGCCGCCGGCCCCGGCGGCCCCCGCCACCCCCGCCGCCTGGGCCGCGCCGACCGCCTTCGGCCCGGCGACGCCCGACGCGCCGGGCACACCCGGGCAGGCCGGCCGGGACGCCGGGGGCGCGCCGCCGCCGGAGAGGCCGGGCCCGGCCGCGCCACCCCCACCGCCACCGCCACCGCCCGGGGGCGACGGTCCGGGGGCGGGCGGCCCACCACCCGGGGGGTACGCGGCCCCGCCGCCCCCGCCGCCCGAGGGCGCCGGCTTCACCTCCCGGTACGGGCTCATCCGGCCGCGCGAGGGTCGCTACCTGGCCGGTGTCTGCGCGGCGATCGGCCGGGCCACCAACACCGACCCGGTGCTCTGGCGGGTGCTGCTGGCGGTGCTGGGCTTCTTCGGCGGCATCGGCATCCTGGTGTACGTCACGGCCTGGCTGATCATCCCCGGCGAGGGCGACACCGCCTCCCCGGTCGAGTCGATGCTCGGCCGGGGCCGGTCCAGCATGTCCCCGGTCACCGTGATCGTGCTGAGCATCCTGGTCGCGGTGAGCTTCGGCTACATCGTCACCGACGCGTTCCGGGCGGTGCTGCTCGGCGCGGCCATCCTGATCGGCGGCGCGCTGCTGCTCAACCGCGACCACGCCACGGCGGGCCGGGGCGCGGGCCACGCTCCGACGCCCGCCGGCGGGCCGGGGTCGGCCCCGCCGGTCGCCTGGCCCACGCGAGGCCCGGTCGTCCCGCCCGCGCCGGGCCTGTTCACCCCGCCCACCGGCCCGCAGGCCACCCCCGGCACGCCGCCGGCCGGCCCCGGCGCTCCCGGTCAGCCGGCCACGGCACCGCTCGGGGGGCAGCCGTTCGGGGTCGCCCTGGGGCAGCCGTTCGGGGCGGCCGTCCCCGGGCAGCCCGGCCCCCGGTGGGTCGCGCCGCCCCCGCCCCGGGGCGGGGCCACCGCCGAGCTGCCGGCCTGGCCGCCCACGCCCGCCCCGTCGGCCGGCCCACCCGCTCCGGTCGCCTACCCGCCGGTCACCCCGCCCGCGCCGTCCGGCTACCGGCCGCCGTTCGCCCCGCACGGCCCGTACGCCCAAGGGCCGCAACCGGCCCCGGCCGCGCCGTACCCGCCGGCCAAGCCGCCGAAGCGGCCCCGGGAACGGTCCCCGCTGGGTGCCGTGACGTTCTCGCTGATCTTCCTGGCGCTGGGCGTGGTGGCCGTGCTCGACCTGCTGGACGTGGTCGAGGTGGGTGCGGCGGCGTACTTCGCCGCGGCCCTGGCGACCATCGGGCTCGGGCTGCTCGTCGGCGCCTGGTTCGGCCGGGCGCGGTGGCTGATCGCGCTCGGGCTGGTCACCGCGGCGGCGCTCGGCGTCGCCACCGTCGCCGAGTCCTACGACCGGGTCCGGGGCGTGGACGGGGACGTCACCTGGGCCCCCACGGACCGCCGCGACCTGGCCGACCGCTACGAGAACAACTTCGGCGACGCCGTGCTGGACCTGCGCGCCATCGACTTCGACAAGCAGGAGACCCAGATCACCGTCGCGATCAACTTCGGCAAGGCGACCGTCGTGGTGCCGCCCGACGTCGACGTCACCACGACCGCCGACGTCAACGCCGGGGACGCGACCATCTTCGGCAACCGTTCCGGCGCGCTGGACGGCCGGCTCCGGGAGGTCACCGACCTCGGCGCGGACGGCCCCGGCGGCGGGAAGCTGCGCCTCTACGTCCACGTCAACGCCGGAGACCTGGAGGTGACCCGGTGA
- a CDS encoding ATP-binding protein, with protein sequence MTQPPRLYRAPEHRMAAGVAAGIADHLGISVVRVRIAFMVLLGLSGLGLLLYAAFWAVVPLRPGDAAVPARRDLGQLLPFVAIGLVVLVLQTVLFGSVGAAGTAGWLVAIIAVGAGVIWHQSAPERRRQWDERMPVPWLGAVIEENDRRAFVLRFIGGGVLVAVGIIGVAAVYSPAQNFDAVVNGVIFALVGLAGVGVVAAPVLWRTYNQLRSEREGRIREQERAELAAMVHDQVLHTLALIQRNAADTTTVQRLARGQERSLRNWLYKPTASPTERFAAALEQAAAEVEDTFAITVETVVVGDRGTDERVGALVAAAREALVNAARHAGVRTVSLYAEVEPEQVSVFVRDRGKGFDPDTVEDHRHGVRGSIVGRMRRHGGRAEIRSEPGEGTEVRLILPISRDQSTAERDR encoded by the coding sequence GTGACCCAGCCGCCCCGCCTCTACCGGGCGCCCGAGCACCGGATGGCCGCCGGCGTCGCCGCCGGCATCGCCGACCACCTCGGCATCTCGGTGGTCCGGGTGCGGATCGCGTTCATGGTGCTGCTCGGCCTCAGCGGGCTCGGGTTGCTGCTCTACGCCGCGTTCTGGGCGGTGGTCCCGCTGCGGCCCGGTGACGCGGCCGTCCCGGCCCGTCGTGATCTCGGCCAGCTCCTGCCGTTCGTGGCGATCGGGCTGGTGGTGCTGGTGCTCCAGACGGTGCTCTTCGGCTCCGTCGGGGCGGCGGGCACCGCCGGCTGGCTGGTCGCGATCATCGCGGTGGGGGCCGGGGTGATCTGGCACCAGTCCGCGCCGGAGCGGCGTCGGCAGTGGGACGAGCGGATGCCGGTGCCCTGGCTCGGCGCGGTGATCGAGGAGAACGACCGGCGCGCGTTCGTGCTGCGGTTCATCGGCGGCGGGGTGCTGGTCGCGGTCGGCATCATCGGCGTCGCGGCGGTCTACTCGCCCGCGCAGAACTTCGACGCGGTGGTCAACGGCGTCATCTTCGCGCTGGTGGGGCTGGCCGGGGTGGGGGTGGTGGCGGCCCCGGTGCTCTGGCGGACCTACAACCAGCTCCGTTCGGAGCGCGAGGGGCGCATCCGCGAGCAGGAGCGGGCGGAGCTGGCCGCCATGGTGCACGACCAGGTGCTGCACACCCTCGCGTTGATCCAGCGCAACGCCGCCGACACCACGACGGTGCAGCGGCTCGCGCGCGGGCAGGAACGGTCGCTGCGCAACTGGCTCTACAAGCCGACCGCCTCGCCGACGGAGCGGTTCGCCGCGGCCCTGGAGCAGGCGGCGGCCGAGGTCGAGGACACCTTCGCCATCACGGTGGAGACGGTGGTGGTGGGCGACCGGGGCACCGACGAGCGGGTCGGCGCGCTGGTGGCGGCGGCCCGCGAGGCGCTGGTGAACGCGGCCCGGCACGCCGGGGTGCGGACGGTCTCGCTGTACGCCGAGGTCGAACCGGAGCAGGTGAGCGTCTTCGTCCGGGACCGGGGCAAGGGCTTCGACCCGGATACGGTGGAGGACCACCGGCACGGGGTCCGGGGGTCGATCGTCGGGCGCATGAGGCGGCACGGCGGCCGGGCGGAGATCCGCTCCGAGCCGGGTGAGGGGACGGAGGTCCGGTTGATCCTGCCGATCTCCCGCGACCAGTCCACGGCGGAAAGGGACAGATGA
- a CDS encoding response regulator: MAEQPTGPVEGGAGAPARLRVFLVDDHAMFRAGVRAELGVHVDVVGEAGTVAEAVARIAASTPDVVLLDVHMPDGGGRAVLEAMRRSHPQVRFLALSVSDAAEDVIGLIRAGARGYVTKTISPDELAGAIRRVADGDAVFSPRLAGFVLDAFAARPDAPVADPELDQLTNREREVLRLLARGYAYKEIAKELYISIKTVETHVSNVLRKLQMSNRYELSRWAADRRLV; this comes from the coding sequence ATGGCGGAGCAGCCGACCGGACCGGTCGAGGGCGGGGCGGGCGCGCCTGCGCGCCTGCGCGTCTTCCTCGTCGACGACCACGCCATGTTCCGTGCCGGGGTCCGCGCCGAGTTGGGCGTCCACGTCGACGTGGTGGGCGAGGCCGGCACGGTGGCCGAGGCGGTCGCCCGGATCGCCGCCAGCACGCCCGACGTGGTGCTGCTGGACGTGCACATGCCCGACGGCGGCGGCCGGGCGGTGCTGGAGGCGATGCGCCGCAGCCACCCGCAGGTGCGCTTCCTGGCGCTGAGCGTGTCCGACGCCGCCGAGGACGTGATCGGCCTGATCCGGGCCGGCGCCCGGGGCTACGTCACCAAGACGATCTCCCCGGACGAGCTGGCCGGGGCGATCCGTCGGGTGGCCGACGGGGACGCCGTGTTCAGCCCCCGGCTGGCCGGGTTCGTGCTGGACGCGTTCGCCGCCCGGCCGGACGCCCCGGTGGCCGATCCGGAGCTGGACCAGCTCACCAACCGGGAGCGCGAGGTGCTCCGCCTGCTCGCCCGGGGGTACGCGTACAAGGAGATCGCCAAGGAGCTCTACATCTCGATCAAGACGGTCGAGACGCACGTGTCGAACGTCCTGCGCAAGCTCCAGATGTCCAATCGGTACGAATTGTCGCGCTGGGCTGCGGACCGCCGACTGGTGTGA
- a CDS encoding peptide ABC transporter substrate-binding protein, producing the protein MRVSKRASGAIALGAAFALVASGCSSSDGEGGDATSADGAITVDGTEPENPLVPSNTTETGGGKIIDWMWTGLVEYPNNGGAPQNALAESIETTDSKVYKIKIKQDTKFHDGTVVKAKNFVDAWNWGAYSPNGAQNSSFFADIEGFADVNTADPDGPEGPQKAPEPKAKEMSGLKVVDDWNFEVTLAAPTAVFPTKLGYSTFMPLPDAFFSGSAEEFGKKPIGNGPVKFVSWENNVQIKLTRFDDYQLRDKMKIKDVTIKMYQDDTAAYSDLVSGNLDFMQQVPVSAIAGDKWKSDLGERAISSTTPSTGIIAFPIYDKRFQNPKLRRAISLSINRQEITDKIFFGSRKPADSWANPLTPGAAPGNCTACQFNVDEAKKLLAEAGGFTGELVMYYNADASHKEWMEAVAQQVKTNLGINARAEGVPTFAVFRQNINAHKMKGAYRAGWQQDYPDVENWVNPLYVTGGSSNDGMYSNKQVDALAKEASAAPSLDASHAKFAEAVKLIDQDVPSMPIYFGGQQSGHSEKVKKMELSNVGELDITSVEL; encoded by the coding sequence ATGAGAGTCTCGAAGCGGGCGAGTGGCGCGATCGCGCTGGGCGCGGCTTTCGCGCTCGTCGCGTCCGGCTGCTCCAGCAGCGACGGAGAGGGTGGCGACGCCACCAGCGCGGACGGCGCGATCACGGTCGACGGCACCGAGCCGGAGAACCCGCTGGTTCCGTCGAACACCACCGAGACCGGTGGCGGCAAGATCATCGACTGGATGTGGACCGGTCTGGTCGAGTACCCCAACAACGGTGGTGCCCCGCAGAACGCCCTGGCCGAGTCGATCGAGACGACCGACTCCAAGGTCTACAAGATCAAGATCAAGCAGGACACGAAGTTCCACGACGGCACCGTCGTGAAGGCCAAGAACTTCGTGGACGCCTGGAACTGGGGCGCCTACTCGCCGAACGGCGCGCAGAACTCCAGCTTCTTCGCCGACATCGAGGGCTTCGCCGACGTCAACACGGCGGACCCGGACGGCCCCGAGGGCCCGCAGAAGGCCCCGGAGCCGAAGGCCAAGGAGATGTCCGGCCTCAAGGTCGTCGACGACTGGAACTTCGAGGTCACGCTCGCCGCGCCGACCGCCGTGTTCCCGACCAAGCTCGGCTACAGCACCTTCATGCCGCTGCCGGACGCGTTCTTCTCGGGCAGCGCCGAGGAGTTCGGCAAGAAGCCGATCGGCAACGGGCCGGTCAAGTTCGTGTCCTGGGAGAACAACGTCCAGATCAAGCTGACGCGGTTCGACGACTACCAGCTGCGCGACAAGATGAAGATCAAGGACGTCACCATCAAGATGTACCAGGACGACACGGCCGCGTACAGCGACCTGGTCTCCGGGAACCTCGACTTCATGCAGCAGGTGCCGGTGTCCGCCATCGCGGGCGACAAGTGGAAGTCGGACCTGGGTGAGCGGGCCATCTCGTCGACCACCCCGTCGACCGGCATCATCGCCTTCCCGATCTACGACAAGCGCTTCCAGAACCCGAAGCTGCGTCGCGCCATCTCGCTGTCGATCAACCGGCAGGAGATCACCGACAAGATCTTCTTCGGTAGCCGGAAGCCGGCCGACAGCTGGGCCAACCCGCTGACCCCGGGCGCGGCGCCGGGCAACTGCACCGCGTGCCAGTTCAACGTGGACGAGGCCAAGAAGCTGCTCGCCGAGGCCGGCGGCTTCACGGGCGAGCTGGTCATGTACTACAACGCCGACGCCAGCCACAAGGAGTGGATGGAGGCCGTCGCGCAGCAGGTCAAGACCAACCTCGGCATCAACGCCCGCGCCGAGGGCGTGCCGACCTTCGCGGTGTTCCGCCAGAACATCAACGCCCACAAGATGAAGGGCGCCTACCGCGCCGGCTGGCAGCAGGACTACCCCGACGTGGAGAACTGGGTCAACCCGCTCTACGTGACCGGTGGCTCGTCCAACGACGGTATGTACAGCAACAAGCAGGTCGACGCCCTGGCCAAGGAGGCCAGCGCGGCACCGAGCCTCGACGCCTCGCACGCCAAGTTCGCCGAGGCCGTCAAGCTCATCGACCAGGACGTTCCGTCGATGCCGATCTACTTCGGTGGCCAGCAGTCCGGCCACTCGGAGAAGGTCAAGAAGATGGAGCTGAGCAACGTCGGCGAACTCGACATCACCTCGGTCGAGCTCTGA
- a CDS encoding ABC transporter permease, with the protein MGRYLLRRLLQLVPVFIGTTFLIYWLVWSVPGDPFAGKCGDRRCPDSYINFMTEKYQLDESIWVQYATYMKNLFQGDFGITFNNREVGDIIATAYPNTLKLAVVALAIEAIIGLTAGVLTGLRRNGFFDNLVLVSTLFLIALPVFVVGFVLQWLLGVKWGIVHPTVSSEMRLTELLLPGFVLGSASTAYVARVARTSIAENRRADYVRTAIAKGLPMRRVVGVHLLRNSLIPVVTLLGTDLGALMGGAIVTEGIFGINGIGRAVLRAIVTKESATVVSIVVVLVLVYLLMNLLVDLLYAALDPRIRYE; encoded by the coding sequence ATGGGCCGTTATCTGTTGAGACGGCTACTGCAACTCGTCCCGGTCTTCATCGGTACGACGTTCCTGATCTACTGGCTCGTCTGGTCCGTGCCGGGCGACCCGTTCGCCGGCAAGTGCGGCGACCGCCGGTGCCCGGACTCGTACATCAACTTCATGACCGAGAAGTACCAGCTCGACGAGTCGATCTGGGTGCAGTACGCCACCTACATGAAGAACCTGTTCCAGGGGGACTTCGGCATCACGTTCAACAACCGCGAGGTCGGCGACATCATCGCCACCGCGTACCCGAACACGCTGAAGCTCGCCGTGGTGGCCCTGGCGATCGAGGCGATCATCGGCCTGACCGCCGGTGTCCTGACCGGCCTGCGGCGCAACGGTTTCTTCGACAACCTGGTCCTCGTCTCCACGCTCTTCCTGATCGCGCTGCCGGTCTTCGTCGTCGGCTTCGTGCTCCAGTGGCTGCTCGGCGTCAAGTGGGGCATCGTCCACCCGACGGTCTCCAGCGAGATGCGGCTGACCGAGCTGCTCCTGCCCGGCTTCGTCCTCGGCAGCGCGTCCACGGCGTACGTCGCCCGCGTGGCCCGCACCAGCATCGCGGAGAACCGGCGCGCCGACTACGTCCGCACCGCCATCGCCAAGGGCCTGCCGATGCGGCGCGTCGTCGGCGTCCACCTGCTGCGCAACTCGCTGATCCCGGTCGTCACCCTGCTCGGCACCGACCTGGGCGCGCTCATGGGCGGCGCCATCGTCACCGAGGGCATCTTCGGCATCAACGGCATCGGCCGCGCCGTGCTCCGGGCGATCGTCACGAAGGAGAGCGCTACCGTTGTCTCCATCGTGGTGGTCCTGGTGCTCGTCTACCTCCTGATGAACCTGCTGGTGGACCTGCTCTACGCCGCTCTCGACCCGAGGATCCGCTATGAGTGA
- a CDS encoding ABC transporter permease, translated as MSDPSTASIVSTPPATMPTEAGSGAPVDAGLPENARKEKPRGLLGDAWRDLRRKPLFWISAALIVVFVLMAAFPSLFTSGDAVNGALSRSRVEPSTDAWFGYDVQGRDVYARVIYGARASIVVALISTIGTLLIGGAVGMIAGYAGGWVDALLSRFADIFFGLPFVLGAIVILTTFNGAGSSNNEWQIMGLVIMSLVVLSWPVVMRLMRSSVLATKEADYIVAARALGAGHGRIILKHLLPNCLAPLLVYGTIMVGSFIGAEATLSFLGIGLKTPVVSWGIMISEAQNYIRVSPFLLFFPSAFLVTAVLSFVMLGEAVREALDPKLR; from the coding sequence ATGAGTGACCCCAGCACCGCATCGATCGTCTCGACCCCGCCGGCGACCATGCCCACCGAGGCGGGCTCCGGCGCGCCCGTCGACGCCGGCCTGCCCGAGAACGCCCGCAAGGAGAAGCCGCGCGGCCTGCTCGGCGACGCCTGGCGCGACCTGCGCCGCAAGCCGCTGTTCTGGATCTCCGCGGCCCTCATCGTGGTCTTCGTGCTGATGGCGGCCTTCCCGTCGCTGTTCACCTCCGGCGACGCGGTCAACGGCGCGCTGTCCCGCAGCCGGGTCGAGCCGTCCACCGACGCCTGGTTCGGCTACGACGTGCAGGGCCGTGACGTCTACGCCCGGGTCATCTACGGCGCCCGCGCCTCGATCGTGGTGGCCCTGATCTCCACCATCGGCACGCTGCTGATCGGCGGCGCGGTCGGCATGATCGCCGGCTACGCCGGCGGCTGGGTCGACGCCCTGCTGTCCCGCTTCGCCGACATCTTCTTCGGCCTGCCCTTCGTGCTCGGCGCGATCGTCATCCTGACCACCTTCAACGGGGCCGGGTCGAGCAACAACGAGTGGCAGATCATGGGCCTGGTCATCATGTCCCTGGTCGTGCTGAGCTGGCCGGTCGTGATGCGGCTGATGCGCTCCTCGGTGCTGGCCACCAAGGAGGCCGACTACATCGTCGCGGCCCGGGCGCTGGGCGCCGGCCACGGCCGGATCATCCTCAAGCACCTGCTGCCGAACTGCCTCGCCCCGCTGCTGGTCTACGGCACGATCATGGTCGGGTCGTTCATCGGCGCGGAGGCCACGCTGTCGTTCCTGGGCATCGGCCTGAAGACCCCGGTGGTCTCCTGGGGCATCATGATCAGTGAGGCGCAGAACTACATCCGGGTCTCGCCCTTCCTGCTCTTCTTCCCCTCCGCGTTCCTCGTCACCGCCGTGCTGAGCTTCGTGATGCTCGGTGAGGCGGTCCGCGAGGCCCTCGATCCGAAACTGCGCTAG